GTTCGCAACCGTATCCCCTCCCTCTGGCCGACGGTCATCACCAATGTGACCACCATTCTGGTAGTCTTCCTGATGTTCCGCCGACTGGGCGTCGCTCCCTCCGACCCGAACGGTGTTTCAGAATGGCTGCGTCAGGGGTTGAGCATTTTGACCTTCACACCGTTGGCGGTGGCGGCGCTGTTTAACTTCTGGTTTTGGCCCATTCTGGGAGCGCGCGAGTTGCGCACCCGGTGGCTTCGGTTCATGGTCACCGGCAAGTAGCCCGGCCGCCATCTCGCCAGGCCCGCGGAGTCAGCCTCGGGCTTGGAGATGTCCGAGTCCGCCATCGATGCCGATCACTTGGCCGGTAACCCAGCTCTGTTCACGGTCGAGCAGCCACTGAATGGCCGAGGCGACTTCAGACCCTTCTCCAATCCTGCCCAGGGGATGTAGGGCCGCGGAGGCTTTGGCGACGGACTCGTGTTGTGTGAAGGTCCGGGTGAGGTTGGTGCGGGTGAGTCCCGGAGCGACGCAGTTCACGCGAATCCCAAACCGGGCATAGCTCGCTGCGCTGGCGAGTGCCAATCCCTCGACACCCGCCTTGGCTGCTGCGATGGCCTCATGGTTGATTAGCCCGCGCTGGGCGGCAACGGAGGAACAGAGGACGATGCTTCCTCCCTCGGATTGTTTCATCATGACTCGAGCCGAAGCCCGCAGGAGATAAAATGCGGTCAGGAGGTTGATGGTGATTGTATCGGTGAACTCTTGATCGCTGACGAGATGGGCGGGCTTCAGGAGGATGGATCCAACGCAGTTCACGGCGCCATCGAGTCGGCCGAATTCATCGGTTACGGATTGGACCAAACTGTCGACCTCAGCGCTGTTCCGGGCATCCACGGTCCGTGTGATGGCTCCCGAATCCGCAGCAGCTAATTGCAGCCGACCTTCGTCGCGAGCGGCGATGATGACCTGCCAACCGCTGCGCAC
This DNA window, taken from Verrucomicrobiales bacterium, encodes the following:
- a CDS encoding SDR family oxidoreductase, which codes for MSRNENPVGLVVGGSGGIGSALAARLVRSGWQVIIAARDEGRLQLAAADSGAITRTVDARNSAEVDSLVQSVTDEFGRLDGAVNCVGSILLKPAHLVSDQEFTDTITINLLTAFYLLRASARVMMKQSEGGSIVLCSSVAAQRGLINHEAIAAAKAGVEGLALASAASYARFGIRVNCVAPGLTRTNLTRTFTQHESVAKASAALHPLGRIGEGSEVASAIQWLLDREQSWVTGQVIGIDGGLGHLQARG